Proteins from one Candidatus Rokuibacteriota bacterium genomic window:
- a CDS encoding ORF6N domain-containing protein: MEKPFAMAPDSRIARRILFVRGHKVMLDRDLAVLYGVSTKRLNEQVQRNIERFPADFMFQLTLDEAESLRSQFATSNRGRGGRRYFPFAFSEQGVAMLSGVLKSRRAVLVNVEIMRTFVKLRQILSSHAELARKLEELEKKYDSQFRVVFDAIRELMSAEPGENRPVGFRPSRG; encoded by the coding sequence ATGGAGAAGCCGTTTGCCATGGCCCCCGACTCTAGGATCGCGCGTCGTATCCTCTTTGTGCGGGGCCATAAGGTGATGCTCGACCGGGATCTCGCTGTCCTGTACGGGGTCTCGACCAAACGGCTCAACGAGCAAGTACAGCGCAATATCGAACGTTTTCCTGCTGATTTCATGTTTCAGCTGACTCTCGACGAGGCCGAGTCTTTGAGGTCGCAATTTGCGACCTCAAACAGGGGACGGGGCGGCCGGCGTTACTTTCCGTTCGCCTTCAGCGAGCAGGGGGTCGCTATGCTGTCCGGCGTACTCAAGAGCCGCCGGGCGGTGCTTGTCAACGTCGAGATCATGCGGACCTTCGTGAAGCTGCGCCAGATCCTCTCATCGCACGCGGAGCTCGCCCGCAAGCTCGAGGAGCTGGAGAAGAAGTACGACAGTCAGTTCAGGGTGGTCTTTGACGCGATCCGCGAGCTCATGAGCGCGGAGCCCGGCGAAAATCGCCCGGTCGGATTCCGGCCGTCGCGGGGCTAG